A genomic region of Litoribrevibacter albus contains the following coding sequences:
- a CDS encoding AraC family transcriptional regulator: MQSYADFKGLNTLEGHCETIIPGVCFYRASEGSGRVPLVYQSGIIFMGQGHKQIHLGEQNVRYGPGDYLVIGVPLPLECEAFAEDDKPILGLSINVDSQLLHRLVSELSKDSLGNPHYSKHDPNLDLGLTSESMSSELTEAFDRLLNALLSDTDARILGPAIVEEIIYRILTGPNGHVLFDLAKHDGHYARIARVLNLMHREYAEPITVESLAEKANMSLSGFHRAFRQVTTESPLQYLKKVRLTKAKELIVAEGKRANDAALLVGYTSPSQFSREFKRHFNSTPKSLAKSEA; this comes from the coding sequence ATGCAGTCTTATGCTGATTTTAAAGGCTTAAATACGCTGGAAGGTCATTGTGAGACCATCATTCCGGGGGTGTGTTTTTATCGTGCAAGCGAAGGCAGTGGCCGCGTGCCTTTGGTCTATCAGTCCGGGATTATCTTCATGGGGCAGGGACATAAACAAATCCATCTGGGGGAACAAAACGTTCGTTATGGCCCAGGCGACTATCTGGTGATTGGCGTGCCTTTGCCATTGGAATGTGAAGCCTTTGCCGAAGACGATAAACCCATTCTTGGGTTATCTATCAACGTAGACAGCCAGCTGTTGCACCGTTTAGTCAGTGAACTTTCTAAAGACTCGTTAGGGAACCCTCATTATTCCAAACATGATCCGAATCTAGATCTTGGTTTAACTTCTGAAAGCATGAGCTCTGAGTTGACGGAAGCTTTCGATCGTTTGTTGAATGCGCTGCTCTCGGATACCGATGCCCGCATTCTTGGACCAGCGATTGTTGAGGAAATCATCTATCGTATTTTGACCGGGCCAAACGGTCATGTCTTGTTTGACTTAGCTAAGCATGATGGGCACTACGCACGAATCGCCCGGGTTCTGAATTTGATGCATCGTGAGTACGCTGAACCCATTACGGTGGAAAGCTTGGCGGAAAAGGCCAATATGAGTTTGTCCGGCTTCCATCGTGCCTTTCGGCAGGTGACGACAGAATCCCCTTTACAGTACTTGAAGAAGGTCCGACTCACCAAGGCTAAAGAACTGATTGTGGCAGAAGGCAAGCGCGCGAACGATGCTGCACTGCTCGTCGGCTATACCAGCCCGTCTCAGTTCAGTCGTGAATTTAAACGGCACTTTAATTCAACCCCCAAATCACTGGCGAAATCGGAAGCTTAG
- the hrpB gene encoding ATP-dependent helicase HrpB gives MSIPRIELPAIDLSNIDLPISTLLPAIKDALTSHDQLIIEAAPGAGKTTVVPLALLDTKGTERAWIETGKILMLEPRRIAARQAAERMAQLLNETVGETVGYRVRMDKKVSDKTRIEVITEGVLNRMLLDDPSLDGVAAVIFDEFHERSLDGDLGLALTLQGRQLFGELREHPLKVVVMSATLDGTQIQSYIESTSEDTCPILSSEGRAYPVDIIWNASSSKAPLQTNQSRFQYSNHAKHQALIDQVSQCVEQALADQTGSILVFLPGQREIISVQQQLSQILGNDQHLTITPLYGALSLSEQRKAIEPAPQGTRKIVLTTSIAETSLTIEGVRVVIDSGLARVPEYDPKNAMTRLKTERVSKASAKQRAGRAGRLEPGVCYRLWGEEQHQSLANFAAPEIDQADLAPVALQLIQWGINDPSELDWLTPPKTSAYNQATDLLIQLEAITPEASALTDHGTAMTQLAMHPRLAHMLIKSQSLSSDSAKSPTETACRLAALLSERDPIKGNCELTQRLVLLNGETGQANSPLIKRIKQLSHQFEQQLKRVQSSDASKIQVDSNDLAGMLTALAYPDRIAQRTQEHQLTDKLSPSNLTSYKLSNGRQAQIPTSDPLTKETYLAVAQLGGQSGQTSDRIFLASPLNLEALKLVEPSLFNETVAVEWSNKDERLLAEQRETIGKLVCETKPLSTIPQEQKQTALLNFVKAKGLNLLTWTPEIKSWCQRIELLRSISIDQEINQETSWPDMSEQGLLDSLQDWLAPYLSDVSHINHFKKLDLKNILTARLPWPLPKELDEQAPERIRVPSGSNIKIDYSQNPPVLAVKLQEMFGQTDTPSIANGKIKLQVHLLSPAQRPLQVTQDLAGFWNSSYELVKKDMKGRYPKHHWPDNPLEAEATARAKPRKG, from the coding sequence ATGTCTATACCGCGAATCGAATTACCCGCCATAGATCTATCTAACATTGATCTACCTATTAGCACCTTGTTGCCAGCCATAAAAGATGCACTGACTTCACACGATCAACTCATCATCGAAGCGGCACCTGGGGCAGGTAAAACGACAGTGGTTCCTTTGGCATTACTGGATACGAAAGGCACGGAACGCGCTTGGATAGAGACAGGCAAGATCTTGATGCTCGAACCTCGACGGATTGCAGCTCGGCAGGCCGCAGAGCGTATGGCGCAGCTGTTGAATGAAACCGTAGGGGAAACGGTCGGCTATCGTGTTCGAATGGATAAGAAGGTCTCAGACAAAACCCGCATCGAGGTCATCACCGAAGGGGTACTCAATCGAATGCTGCTAGATGACCCATCGTTGGATGGCGTTGCCGCTGTCATTTTCGATGAATTTCACGAACGCAGTCTCGATGGCGACTTGGGTTTGGCTTTAACACTTCAAGGCCGACAACTCTTCGGTGAATTGAGAGAACATCCTCTGAAAGTCGTTGTAATGTCCGCAACCCTGGATGGCACACAGATACAAAGCTACATCGAAAGCACCAGTGAAGACACCTGCCCCATTCTGTCCAGTGAAGGTCGAGCTTATCCGGTAGATATTATCTGGAATGCCTCCTCTTCCAAAGCGCCTTTACAGACAAATCAAAGCCGCTTTCAATACAGCAATCATGCGAAACATCAAGCCTTGATCGATCAGGTAAGCCAATGTGTCGAGCAAGCACTAGCCGATCAAACCGGCAGCATTCTGGTATTTTTACCTGGCCAACGGGAAATTATCTCGGTTCAGCAACAACTGTCTCAAATTCTAGGCAATGATCAACACCTAACCATTACCCCTTTGTATGGTGCACTGTCGCTCAGCGAACAACGTAAAGCCATTGAACCCGCACCACAAGGCACACGAAAAATCGTACTGACTACCAGCATTGCCGAAACCAGTTTAACCATTGAAGGCGTCCGGGTGGTCATTGATTCGGGGCTTGCTCGTGTACCGGAGTACGATCCAAAAAACGCCATGACTCGCCTTAAAACCGAACGAGTCTCCAAAGCCTCCGCCAAACAAAGGGCTGGTCGTGCAGGACGTCTGGAACCTGGCGTTTGCTATCGACTCTGGGGTGAAGAACAACATCAAAGTCTGGCAAATTTTGCTGCGCCGGAAATTGATCAGGCCGATCTTGCACCTGTGGCATTGCAACTCATTCAATGGGGCATCAATGACCCAAGTGAACTGGATTGGCTCACACCTCCTAAAACCTCTGCATACAACCAAGCCACAGACCTGTTGATCCAACTGGAAGCCATTACCCCGGAAGCATCCGCATTAACCGACCACGGCACGGCAATGACACAACTTGCAATGCATCCCCGATTGGCGCACATGTTGATTAAAAGCCAATCGCTAAGCAGTGACTCAGCAAAATCGCCCACTGAAACCGCTTGCCGTTTAGCCGCTTTATTATCAGAACGAGATCCTATCAAAGGTAATTGTGAATTAACCCAACGGTTGGTTTTGCTAAACGGTGAAACAGGTCAAGCCAATTCGCCTTTGATAAAACGTATAAAACAGCTCTCTCACCAATTTGAACAACAGCTAAAGCGCGTGCAATCATCCGACGCTTCCAAGATCCAAGTAGATTCAAACGACCTGGCTGGAATGTTAACGGCATTAGCCTACCCTGATCGCATTGCTCAAAGAACCCAAGAACACCAGCTGACCGACAAGCTTTCGCCTTCCAACCTGACCTCTTATAAATTAAGCAATGGCCGACAGGCACAGATTCCGACTTCCGATCCTTTAACCAAGGAAACGTATCTTGCGGTTGCTCAGTTAGGGGGGCAATCCGGCCAAACCTCTGACCGAATATTCTTGGCCTCACCATTGAATCTCGAAGCGCTAAAACTCGTAGAGCCGTCCCTGTTTAACGAGACGGTAGCTGTGGAATGGTCGAACAAAGATGAACGCTTGTTAGCTGAACAAAGAGAAACCATAGGCAAATTGGTCTGCGAAACAAAGCCTCTTTCCACGATTCCGCAAGAACAAAAACAGACCGCGCTATTAAACTTCGTAAAAGCCAAGGGCTTGAATCTATTAACCTGGACGCCTGAAATAAAAAGCTGGTGCCAGCGCATTGAACTGCTTCGTTCTATCTCTATCGATCAAGAAATAAATCAGGAAACCAGTTGGCCTGATATGTCCGAGCAAGGGTTGTTAGACTCTCTACAAGACTGGTTAGCGCCTTATCTCTCTGACGTCAGCCATATCAATCACTTTAAAAAATTAGACCTGAAAAACATCCTCACCGCTCGACTGCCGTGGCCTCTGCCGAAAGAGCTGGACGAACAGGCCCCAGAGCGAATTCGTGTGCCATCCGGCTCAAACATCAAAATTGATTACTCACAGAACCCGCCAGTACTCGCGGTAAAGCTTCAAGAAATGTTCGGCCAAACCGACACGCCCAGCATCGCCAACGGCAAAATCAAACTGCAGGTGCATTTGCTCTCACCGGCACAACGACCACTACAAGTAACCCAGGATTTAGCCGGTTTTTGGAACTCAAGTTATGAATTGGTGAAGAAGGATATGAAAGGTCGTTATCCGAAACATCATTGGCCGGATAATCCACTGGAGGCAGAAGCGACGGCCAGAGCGAAGCCGAGGAAGGGCTAA
- a CDS encoding GNAT family N-acetyltransferase yields the protein MSNEIELRTYQEGDDVIAIADLFFESIHAIDDAIYSPQQKAVWAPEPPKYDYWATHLKPSKTLLAFKENRLAGFMELEINELDRTGYIDCFYVHSQFQGQGIGKTMFEAILSRAHEHQLSTLYVDASLVARPVFERQGFTVIKENQVVRQGVSLTNFSMEKHLA from the coding sequence GTGAGTAATGAAATTGAGCTTCGTACCTATCAAGAAGGCGATGACGTTATCGCCATTGCGGATTTGTTTTTTGAGAGTATTCACGCCATAGATGACGCAATTTACTCGCCACAACAAAAGGCGGTTTGGGCGCCTGAACCACCGAAGTACGACTATTGGGCCACACACTTAAAACCGTCAAAGACTTTACTGGCTTTTAAGGAAAATAGACTTGCTGGTTTCATGGAACTTGAGATTAATGAGTTAGATCGAACCGGCTATATCGATTGTTTTTACGTGCACTCTCAGTTTCAGGGGCAGGGCATCGGGAAAACGATGTTTGAGGCTATCTTGTCTCGCGCTCATGAGCACCAATTGTCTACCTTGTATGTGGATGCTTCACTTGTGGCAAGGCCGGTATTTGAACGTCAGGGCTTTACCGTAATTAAAGAGAATCAGGTCGTTCGACAAGGTGTTAGCCTGACTAACTTTTCTATGGAAAAGCATCTGGCTTAA